From one Marinobacter sp. LV10MA510-1 genomic stretch:
- the metW gene encoding methionine biosynthesis protein MetW, which translates to MRADLEIIQQWIKPGHHVLDLGCGDGTLLDFLQRERGASGYGLEINPAHITHCMSRGVSVIEQNLDTQGLANFDDNSFDVVLMTQALQAVRRPDKVLDEMLRLGNEGIVTFPNFAHWRLRWGLALSGRMPESEALPYKWYNTPNIRLCTFQDFEALCRQKSIRITSRKVVDGQHQNSWVARLWPNLLGEIAIYRITKENSQ; encoded by the coding sequence ATGAGAGCCGATCTTGAAATTATCCAGCAGTGGATAAAACCGGGCCATCACGTATTGGATCTGGGTTGCGGTGACGGCACGCTGCTCGATTTTCTGCAGCGCGAACGCGGCGCAAGCGGCTATGGCCTGGAGATCAATCCAGCGCACATCACGCACTGTATGAGCCGCGGCGTATCAGTAATAGAACAAAACCTCGACACCCAGGGACTGGCTAATTTTGACGACAACAGTTTCGATGTTGTGCTGATGACCCAGGCCTTGCAAGCGGTACGCCGGCCCGACAAAGTGCTAGACGAAATGCTGCGCCTGGGCAACGAGGGCATTGTTACCTTTCCCAACTTTGCCCATTGGCGCCTGCGTTGGGGATTGGCGTTGAGCGGGCGCATGCCCGAATCCGAAGCGCTTCCGTATAAGTGGTATAACACCCCCAACATACGGCTGTGCACGTTCCAGGACTTTGAAGCTCTGTGCCGCCAGAAAAGCATACGCATCACCAGCCGCAAGGTTGTAGACGGCCAGCATCAGAACAGCTGGGTAGCCCGTTTGTGGCCAAACCTGCTGGGCGAAATCGCTATTTACCGCATCACCAAGGAGAATTCACAATGA
- a CDS encoding ammonium transporter: protein MDSNVFQLQYAIDTFYFLMCGALVMWMAAGFAMLESGLVRAKNTTEILTKNVALYSIACIMYLVCGYAIMYDGSILLSGIGVTDTASVLADFAGREDGFEGGSIYSAPSDFFFQVVFVATAMSIVSGAVAERMKLWAFLVFAVVMTGVIYPMEGSWTWGGSDVFGLYNLGDLGFSDFAGSGIVHMAGASAALAGVILLGARKGKYGSNGEIRAIPGANLPLAALGTFILWMGWFGFNGGSVLKLGDIASANSVAMVFLNTNAAAAGGSIAALITARILFGKADLTMLLNGAIAGLVVITAEPSTPTALQATLWGALGGITVVFSIIGLDKLRIDDPVGAISAHGVCGLLGLLLVPVTNSGASFSGQLIGAATIFVWVFLASMVTWGIIKAIMGIRVTEEEEYEGVDIAECGMEAYPEFVSSK, encoded by the coding sequence ATGGACAGCAATGTCTTTCAGTTACAGTACGCGATTGATACCTTTTATTTTCTGATGTGCGGTGCCTTGGTCATGTGGATGGCCGCCGGCTTTGCCATGCTCGAATCTGGCTTGGTGCGCGCTAAAAACACCACCGAAATACTCACCAAAAACGTGGCTCTGTATTCTATCGCCTGCATTATGTACCTGGTGTGTGGTTACGCCATTATGTATGACGGCTCAATCCTGCTGTCAGGCATCGGCGTAACAGACACAGCCTCAGTGCTTGCCGACTTTGCCGGCCGTGAAGACGGTTTTGAAGGCGGTTCCATCTACTCTGCCCCGTCAGACTTTTTCTTCCAGGTCGTGTTCGTGGCGACGGCTATGTCCATCGTCTCCGGCGCTGTCGCCGAGCGCATGAAACTCTGGGCATTCCTGGTCTTTGCGGTGGTAATGACAGGCGTCATTTACCCAATGGAAGGCTCATGGACCTGGGGCGGCAGTGATGTGTTCGGCCTGTATAACCTCGGCGATCTTGGTTTCAGTGACTTTGCCGGCTCCGGAATCGTGCACATGGCCGGTGCCTCAGCCGCTCTGGCAGGCGTAATACTGCTCGGGGCGCGCAAAGGCAAGTATGGCTCAAATGGCGAAATCCGCGCTATTCCCGGCGCCAACCTGCCTCTGGCAGCTCTTGGCACCTTTATTCTGTGGATGGGCTGGTTTGGTTTTAACGGCGGTTCGGTACTTAAACTGGGTGATATCGCCAGTGCCAATTCGGTTGCCATGGTGTTTCTGAACACCAACGCCGCCGCCGCAGGTGGTTCTATTGCCGCTCTGATTACCGCTCGCATACTGTTTGGTAAGGCAGATTTAACCATGTTGCTGAACGGCGCTATCGCTGGCCTGGTGGTTATTACCGCCGAGCCCTCCACACCAACGGCTTTACAGGCAACTCTTTGGGGCGCGCTCGGCGGTATCACAGTCGTGTTCAGCATTATCGGCCTGGACAAACTGCGCATTGATGATCCCGTCGGTGCCATTTCAGCTCACGGCGTTTGTGGTCTGCTCGGCCTGCTGTTGGTGCCGGTCACCAACAGTGGAGCCAGCTTCAGTGGTCAGTTGATTGGCGCTGCCACCATCTTCGTCTGGGTATTCCTGGCCAGTATGGTTACCTGGGGCATCATCAAGGCGATCATGGGCATACGCGTCACTGAAGAGGAAGAGTACGAAGGTGTGGATATTGCCGAGTGTGGCATGGAAGCCTATCCGGAGTTTGTTAGCAGCAAGTAA
- the glnK gene encoding P-II family nitrogen regulator produces the protein MKLITAIIKPFKLDDVREALSEIGVQGVTVTEVKGFGRQKGHTELYRGAEYVVDFLPKVKVEVAIGDDLMDQVIESITKAANTGKIGDGKIFVTELQQAIRIRTGETGEEAV, from the coding sequence ATGAAACTGATTACAGCAATCATTAAGCCATTCAAATTGGATGACGTGCGTGAAGCCTTGTCCGAGATCGGTGTTCAGGGTGTCACCGTCACGGAAGTTAAAGGCTTCGGGCGCCAGAAGGGCCACACCGAACTGTATCGCGGCGCTGAATACGTGGTGGATTTCTTGCCCAAAGTAAAAGTAGAGGTCGCCATTGGCGATGATCTGATGGACCAGGTGATCGAGTCCATCACCAAGGCCGCCAACACCGGAAAAATTGGTGATGGCAAAATCTTTGTGACCGAGTTACAGCAGGCCATCCGGATTCGTACCGGCGAAACGGGCGAGGAAGCGGTCTGA
- the trmB gene encoding tRNA (guanosine(46)-N7)-methyltransferase TrmB: MTEENTPKAHAKNGRSDESPVTTRRGVRSFVLRQGRMTEGQRKAYERSWPIFGLTREHGMIDPRQVFGRDAMLNLEIGFGMGRSLADMAEAAPEQDFIGVEVHLPGVGALLKDIEGRGLENIRIYSIDANDVIDLCLADACLDRVMVFFPDPWHKKRHHKRRLVQQEFVQRLRHKLRVGGILHLATDWENYAEHMMDVMADSEGFANTQSEGGFSPKPEGRPVTKFEQRGERLGHGVWDLLFYRTN; encoded by the coding sequence ATGACTGAAGAAAATACCCCAAAGGCTCACGCTAAAAATGGCCGTTCCGATGAGTCCCCGGTAACCACCCGCCGCGGTGTACGCAGTTTCGTGCTGCGCCAGGGCCGGATGACCGAGGGCCAGCGCAAAGCCTACGAACGTAGCTGGCCCATATTCGGCCTGACTCGGGAGCACGGCATGATTGATCCGCGCCAGGTGTTTGGCCGCGATGCCATGCTGAATCTCGAAATAGGTTTTGGTATGGGGCGCTCGCTGGCGGACATGGCGGAGGCCGCGCCAGAGCAGGACTTTATTGGCGTGGAAGTGCACCTGCCGGGTGTAGGTGCTTTGCTAAAAGACATTGAAGGCCGTGGATTGGAAAACATCCGCATTTACAGCATTGATGCCAACGACGTAATTGACCTGTGCCTGGCGGATGCCTGCCTTGACCGGGTAATGGTATTTTTCCCGGACCCCTGGCATAAAAAACGCCATCACAAGCGCCGCCTGGTACAGCAGGAATTTGTTCAACGCCTTCGCCACAAGTTAAGGGTTGGGGGCATTCTGCACTTAGCCACAGACTGGGAAAACTACGCTGAACACATGATGGACGTGATGGCGGATTCCGAAGGCTTTGCCAATACCCAAAGTGAAGGTGGTTTCTCGCCGAAACCGGAAGGCCGCCCGGTGACCAAATTCGAACAGCGCGGCGAGCGCCTGGGCCACGGTGTCTGGGATTTGTTGTTTTATCGAACCAACTGA
- a CDS encoding DUF4426 domain-containing protein, translating into MMIAKHSVFMRSAFALVLLCFAGLAQADSKSFGEYTVSWSVLPSTFLTPEIAKENNLQRSKSIGIVNVAIMQTNADGALSPVAGQVEGRVTNDIQQVRFLAFRRIQEGSAVYFIAEYQYGTAELLTFNVTARPTGHNQELPVRFSQALFND; encoded by the coding sequence ATGATGATTGCCAAACACTCGGTTTTTATGCGCTCGGCGTTTGCGCTGGTGCTGTTGTGCTTTGCTGGCCTGGCCCAAGCCGACAGTAAGAGCTTCGGTGAATACACCGTTTCCTGGAGCGTGCTGCCCAGTACATTCCTGACACCGGAAATAGCGAAAGAAAACAACCTGCAGCGCAGTAAAAGCATCGGCATTGTGAACGTTGCCATCATGCAAACCAACGCCGACGGTGCCTTGTCGCCGGTAGCGGGCCAGGTAGAGGGCCGAGTCACCAACGACATCCAGCAAGTTCGCTTTTTGGCGTTTCGCCGCATACAGGAAGGCAGCGCGGTATACTTCATTGCCGAGTACCAGTATGGCACGGCTGAATTGCTGACGTTCAATGTCACCGCGCGCCCAACGGGTCACAATCAGGAACTGCCGGTACGATTTTCCCAGGCCCTGTTTAACGACTAA
- a CDS encoding DUF4123 domain-containing protein, giving the protein MKDATALSHEARTTTSFYHHENAVSTDACWYLVDQAKHSDALRLLFEQDPAPIYDLPYIHSQHHEQALNGPLIIKPTTSQSKTWLHNWRTEAKALALQGPLLTLEEVRDHLISLNTVRTPYGDSLFRYSDTATLGSIGASLSHQQRLRVLGPLTAIHGCYAGTNWSLKKDHSSAHPDELRKQNPLPLELTQENLASVELYRQNLLAKALADNHELEVRTVSCWFQQLKTLGAPSEQGLVEGVGLFIAQGITRALSEDELAAVRKARHGACWSDTLDAFTTLTHSQEGT; this is encoded by the coding sequence ATGAAGGACGCCACAGCCCTGAGCCACGAGGCTCGCACAACCACGTCGTTTTACCATCACGAAAACGCCGTTAGTACAGATGCCTGCTGGTACCTGGTTGACCAGGCAAAGCACTCAGATGCTTTGCGCTTGCTGTTCGAGCAGGACCCCGCACCAATTTACGACTTGCCATATATCCATTCGCAACACCATGAACAAGCCTTGAATGGCCCGTTAATTATCAAGCCCACCACAAGCCAGAGTAAAACATGGCTGCATAACTGGCGGACAGAAGCCAAAGCTCTGGCACTGCAAGGCCCGTTGCTGACGTTAGAGGAAGTACGCGATCATCTTATAAGCTTGAACACCGTTCGCACCCCTTATGGTGACAGCCTTTTTCGCTACTCCGACACGGCAACGCTTGGCAGCATTGGCGCATCGCTGTCACACCAGCAGCGCCTGCGGGTTCTCGGCCCGCTAACCGCAATTCACGGTTGCTATGCTGGCACCAACTGGTCCCTGAAAAAAGACCACTCCTCGGCACATCCGGACGAATTGCGTAAGCAGAACCCACTGCCTCTGGAATTGACCCAAGAGAATCTCGCATCAGTAGAACTGTACCGTCAAAATCTGTTGGCAAAAGCCCTGGCGGACAACCATGAATTGGAGGTCCGGACTGTCTCCTGCTGGTTCCAACAACTGAAAACACTCGGTGCACCGAGTGAGCAAGGTTTGGTAGAAGGCGTCGGGTTATTCATCGCACAGGGTATTACCCGCGCGCTGAGCGAGGATGAGCTTGCGGCCGTACGCAAAGCAAGGCACGGAGCCTGCTGGTCCGACACGCTGGACGCATTTACAACATTAACGCATTCACAGGAAGGAACCTGA
- the rdgB gene encoding RdgB/HAM1 family non-canonical purine NTP pyrophosphatase, producing the protein MPQTLVIASNNPGKIAEFNDLLAPLGLAPVAQGELGVGEAEEPAVTFVENAILKARHAARITGLPALADDSGLAVDALGGQPGVRSARYAGDDASDGDNLNALLANMADVPDGKRNAQFHSVLVYLRHADDPTPLVCHGQWHGSILRQASGAGGFGYDPIFFVPERSCSAAELSQAEKGRLSHRGQALAMMTEQLKRELRDAS; encoded by the coding sequence ATGCCCCAGACACTGGTTATTGCCAGCAACAACCCTGGCAAAATTGCAGAATTCAATGATCTTCTGGCCCCCTTGGGGCTGGCGCCCGTTGCTCAGGGAGAATTGGGCGTCGGTGAAGCCGAAGAACCGGCGGTCACCTTTGTTGAAAATGCCATTCTTAAAGCCCGCCACGCAGCCCGTATTACCGGCCTGCCGGCATTGGCAGACGACAGCGGTTTGGCTGTAGACGCCCTAGGCGGCCAGCCGGGCGTGCGCTCGGCGCGTTATGCCGGCGACGACGCCAGCGATGGAGACAACCTGAATGCGCTGTTAGCCAACATGGCCGATGTACCAGACGGCAAACGCAACGCCCAATTCCACAGCGTACTGGTTTACTTGCGCCACGCCGATGACCCTACCCCGCTGGTGTGCCACGGCCAATGGCACGGCAGTATACTGCGCCAGGCGTCAGGCGCCGGCGGTTTTGGTTACGATCCGATCTTCTTTGTGCCCGAACGCAGCTGCAGCGCCGCCGAGCTAAGCCAGGCAGAAAAAGGCCGGCTTAGCCACCGCGGCCAGGCGCTGGCGATGATGACCGAGCAGCTGAAACGTGAGCTGCGGGACGCATCTTGA
- a CDS encoding accessory factor UbiK family protein produces the protein MKGPQDIFTQLQGQFGQFVPDMARAAKDDFEAQARASVASVMSRLELVTREEFDAQQAVLLKTRAMVEALEARVTELEQSTKG, from the coding sequence ATGAAAGGTCCACAAGACATTTTTACCCAGCTGCAGGGTCAGTTTGGTCAGTTTGTACCGGATATGGCCCGTGCTGCCAAAGACGACTTTGAAGCGCAGGCGCGGGCCAGTGTTGCCTCGGTAATGTCGCGTCTTGAATTGGTTACTCGCGAAGAGTTTGACGCCCAGCAAGCGGTATTGTTAAAAACCCGCGCCATGGTGGAAGCCCTGGAAGCCCGCGTAACAGAACTGGAGCAGTCAACCAAAGGCTGA
- the hemW gene encoding radical SAM family heme chaperone HemW, with amino-acid sequence MSLNPTPAAVEPALSLYLHVPWCVRKCPYCDFNSHAITGDIPESAYLKALLDDLDQDLLLAAGRTIQTVFIGGGTPSLMSGGFYKDLFCELKTRLEFAADAEITLEANPGTLEQGRFEAFREAGINRLSIGVQSFNPEHLQALGRIHDSQAAHNAITAARQAGFDNFNIDLMHGLPEQTPEQALDDLAQALSYQPPHLSWYQLTVEPNTEFYSQPPVLPDDDRLWDIYSRGGDYLRSHGFTDYEISAWSQQNMASRHNLNYWTFGDYLALGAGGHGKISQPDGQILRYWKTRQPQAYLNRIGSRTAGSEAIAVAERPLEFLMNALRLAAGVPESLFQQRTGLPLSTIAVQLDTLRREELMHPQRIQATELGQRYLNSLLQRFL; translated from the coding sequence TTGAGCTTAAACCCGACACCTGCGGCCGTTGAGCCTGCGCTTAGCCTGTACCTGCACGTGCCCTGGTGCGTGCGCAAATGTCCCTACTGCGATTTCAATTCCCATGCCATTACCGGGGATATTCCTGAAAGCGCTTATTTAAAGGCGCTGCTGGACGACCTCGATCAGGATTTACTCCTGGCCGCAGGCCGCACCATCCAAACGGTGTTTATTGGCGGCGGCACGCCATCGCTGATGAGCGGCGGTTTTTACAAGGATCTGTTTTGCGAGCTGAAAACACGGCTGGAATTTGCGGCAGACGCTGAAATCACCCTGGAGGCAAATCCCGGCACTCTCGAGCAGGGCCGCTTTGAGGCGTTCCGTGAAGCTGGTATCAACCGGCTGTCGATAGGCGTGCAAAGCTTTAACCCAGAGCACTTGCAGGCGCTTGGGCGCATTCACGACAGCCAGGCCGCCCACAACGCCATAACAGCGGCGCGCCAGGCCGGTTTTGACAACTTCAATATCGACCTGATGCACGGTTTGCCAGAGCAAACGCCTGAACAGGCACTGGACGACCTGGCCCAGGCGCTGTCGTATCAACCACCGCACTTGTCCTGGTATCAACTGACGGTAGAGCCCAACACCGAGTTCTACAGCCAGCCACCTGTGCTGCCAGACGACGACCGGCTGTGGGATATTTACAGCCGGGGCGGCGACTACCTGCGCAGCCACGGTTTTACCGATTACGAGATATCCGCCTGGAGCCAGCAAAATATGGCATCACGGCATAATCTGAATTACTGGACGTTTGGCGATTACCTGGCCCTGGGCGCAGGGGGTCACGGCAAAATCAGCCAGCCGGATGGCCAGATTCTGCGCTATTGGAAAACCCGTCAACCGCAAGCCTATTTGAACCGAATAGGTAGCCGCACCGCCGGCAGCGAGGCGATAGCCGTGGCAGAGCGGCCGCTGGAGTTTCTGATGAACGCGCTGCGCCTGGCCGCGGGCGTGCCCGAAAGCCTGTTTCAACAGCGCACGGGTTTACCCTTAAGCACGATTGCGGTACAACTTGACACATTAAGGCGAGAGGAGCTGATGCACCCTCAACGCATTCAAGCCACCGAACTCGGCCAACGCTATTTGAACAGCCTGCTGCAGCGGTTTTTGTAG
- a CDS encoding YifB family Mg chelatase-like AAA ATPase gives MLAIVQTRACVGVSAPAVSVEVHLSGGLPALSIVGLPETGVRESRERVRSALINAGFDFPARRITINLAPADLPKEGGRFDLPIALGILAASGQIPAEALNTCEFVGELSLDGALRPLKGVLPAVLAARAEGRQLLVPQANAAEAALASEHDVLAASHLLAVCEHLHGRARLVPLAPADLSGADSGQASSGPDLADVRGQQVPRRALEVAAAGGHNLLLFGPPGTGKSMLASRLPGIMPALADTAAMEVASVHSVAGLAMAEGGWRQPPFRAPHHTASAVAMVGGGSSPRPGEISLAHRGVLFLDELPEFERRVLEVLREPMETGEIHISRAARQVTFPARFMVIGAMNPCPCGYSGHPSIECQCSPAQIIRYRSKISGPLLDRFDLHVEVPVQGGDVFMQHGEPGESSAQVRARVVAARSLQNARGTLNAELSGKALQTACQLDSDSEQLLLRAMEKLGLSARALHRILRVARTLADLDASADVARAHLVEALGYRQLDRRNGQSSLVSS, from the coding sequence ATGCTTGCTATTGTTCAAACCCGTGCCTGTGTTGGCGTGTCTGCGCCGGCTGTTAGCGTTGAAGTACACCTGTCCGGCGGCTTGCCGGCGCTGTCGATTGTTGGTTTGCCAGAAACCGGTGTGCGCGAAAGCCGAGAGCGGGTGCGCAGCGCCCTGATTAACGCCGGTTTTGATTTCCCCGCACGTCGAATTACCATCAATCTTGCCCCTGCCGATCTGCCCAAAGAGGGCGGCCGTTTCGACCTGCCCATTGCCCTTGGTATTCTGGCGGCTTCTGGCCAGATTCCAGCCGAGGCGTTGAACACCTGCGAATTTGTCGGTGAGCTGTCGCTAGATGGCGCGCTGCGCCCTTTGAAAGGTGTGTTACCCGCAGTTTTAGCGGCTCGCGCAGAGGGCCGCCAACTGTTGGTGCCCCAAGCTAACGCCGCCGAGGCGGCATTGGCCAGCGAACACGACGTGCTGGCAGCCAGCCATTTGCTGGCTGTGTGTGAGCATTTGCATGGGCGTGCCCGGCTTGTGCCTCTGGCGCCGGCGGATTTGAGTGGCGCTGACAGCGGGCAGGCATCAAGCGGCCCCGATCTGGCTGATGTTCGTGGCCAGCAAGTGCCGCGCCGGGCGTTGGAAGTAGCCGCTGCGGGTGGTCACAATCTATTGCTATTTGGCCCGCCTGGAACCGGTAAAAGTATGCTCGCCAGCCGTCTGCCGGGCATTATGCCGGCACTTGCCGATACTGCTGCAATGGAAGTGGCGAGCGTGCATTCTGTAGCAGGCCTGGCAATGGCCGAAGGCGGTTGGCGCCAGCCGCCTTTTCGGGCGCCACACCATACTGCGTCGGCGGTGGCTATGGTCGGCGGCGGCAGCAGTCCGCGACCCGGAGAGATTTCATTGGCCCATCGCGGCGTGCTGTTTTTGGATGAACTGCCGGAATTTGAGCGGCGGGTGCTGGAAGTGCTGCGCGAACCTATGGAAACCGGCGAAATTCACATCAGCCGTGCTGCGCGCCAGGTTACATTTCCCGCTCGATTTATGGTGATAGGTGCCATGAACCCGTGTCCCTGTGGTTACAGTGGCCACCCCTCCATCGAATGCCAGTGTAGCCCCGCCCAGATTATCCGCTATCGCTCGAAGATCTCTGGCCCGCTGTTAGATCGTTTCGACTTGCACGTAGAAGTGCCTGTGCAAGGCGGTGATGTGTTTATGCAGCACGGCGAGCCCGGCGAGAGCAGTGCCCAGGTGCGAGCACGAGTTGTAGCTGCACGCAGCTTACAGAACGCCAGAGGTACGTTGAATGCCGAGTTGTCGGGCAAGGCGTTGCAAACGGCTTGTCAGCTGGATAGTGACAGTGAGCAACTGTTGCTGCGGGCCATGGAAAAACTCGGGCTTTCTGCTCGGGCCTTGCATCGAATACTGCGAGTTGCACGCACGCTGGCGGACCTTGATGCCAGTGCCGATGTGGCCCGCGCCCACCTGGTGGAAGCTCTGGGTTACCGGCAGTTAGACCGCCGTAACGGCCAAAGTTCTCTGGTTTCATCTTGA